In Pseudomonas flavescens, the sequence AGTCCGTCCACGACCTGTTGCGCGTCGGCGCTACTGCGTTAAAAACAAGCTCGGACTGCTCATTTACTACTCGTAAACTCCGCTTCCTCGCTTGTTTTTGCCTTGTATCGCTCTAGCTCGCAAGGCCGTGAACAAACTCTTACTGGCAGGCTTCGCAATCCGGCTCGTCGATGGCGCACGCCTTCGGAACCGGAGCCGGGCCAGGGGAGGCCTGGGTGGCCGGCGCGGCAGCAGGTGCTGCGCTGAGGCCCTGGTCGCCACCACTGGACACGGCGTTGAGCTTGCCGGTGTTGATGGTCGATTTCTCGGTGCTGGTCGCGGCCAGGGCACGGAGGTAGTAGGTGGTTTTCAGACCACGGTACCAGGCCATGCGGTAGGTCACGTCGAGCTTCTTGCCCGAGGCGCCAGCGATGTACAGGTTCAGCGATTGCGCCTGGTCGATCCACTTCTGGCGACGGCTGGCGGCATCGACGATCCACTTGGTGTCGACTTCGAAGGCGGTGGCGTACAGGTCTTTCAGTTCTTGCGGGATGCGCTCGATCTGCTGCACAGAGCCGTCGTAGTACTTGAGGTCGTTGATCATGACCGAGTCCCAAAGGCCGCGCGCCTTGAGGTCGCGAACCAGGTAGGGGTTGATCACGGTGAATTCGCCCGACAGGTTCGATTTCACGTACAGGTTCTGGTAGGTCGGCTCGATGGACTGCGACACGCCGGTGATGTTGGCGATGGTCGCGGTCGGCGCGATGGCCATGATGTTCGAGTTACGAATGCCTTTCTGCACGCGAGCACGCACCGGTGCCCAGTCCAGGGTTTCGTTCAGGTCGACGTCGATGTACTTCTGGCCACGGGCCTCGATGAGGATCTGCTGGGAATCCAGCGGCAGAACGCCCTTGCTCCACAGCGAACCCTGGAAGGTTTCGTAGGCGCCACGCTCGTCGGCCAGGTCACAGGAAGCCTGGATGGCGTAGTAGCTGACCGCTTCCATGGACTTGTCGGCGAAGTCGACGGCGGCGTCGGAGCCGTACGGGATGTGCTGCAGGTACAGCGCGTCCTGGAAGCCCATGATGCCGAGACCGACCGGACGGTGCTTGAAGTTGGAGTTGCGCGCTTGCGGCACCGAGTAGTAGTTGATGTCGATGACGTTATCGAGCATGCGCACGGCGGTCTTCACGGTGCGCGCCAGCTTGGCGGTATCCAGCTTGCCGTCAGTGATGTGGTTCGGCAGGTTGATCGAGCCCAGGTTGCAGACGGCGATCTCGTCCTTGTTGGTGTTCAGGGTGATCTCGGTGCACAGGTTGGAGCTGTGTACCACGCCCACGTGCTGCTGCGGGCTGCGCAGGTTGCATGGGTCCTTGAAGGTCAGCCACGGGTGGCCGGTCTCGAACAGCATCGAGAGCATCTTGCGCCACAGGTCTTTGGCCTGGATGGTCTTGAACAGTTTGATCTTGCCCGGGTACTCGGTCAGGGCTTCGTAGTACTCGTAGCGCTCTTCGAAGGCCTTGCCGGTCAGGTCGTGCAGATCCGGCACTTCGCTTGGCGAGAACAGGGTCCACTGGCCGTCGTCGAAGACGCGCTTCATGAACAGATCCGGGATCCAGTTGGCGGTGTTCATGTCGTGGGTACGGCGACGGTCATCACCGGTGTTCTTGCGCAGCTCGATGAACTCTTCGATGTCCATGTGCCAGGTTTCCAGGTAGGCACACACGGCGCCTTTGCGCTTGCCGCCCTGGTTGACCGCCACGGCGGTGTCGTTGACCACTTTGAGGAACGGCACGACGCCCTGGGATTTGCCGTTGGTGCCCTTGATGTAGGCGCCCAGCGAGCGAACCGGAGTCCAGTCGTTGCCCAGGCCGCCGGCGAATTTGCTCAGCAGGGCGTTGTCGCGGATGGCGTCGTAGATGCCGCCCAGGTCGTCAGGCACGGTGGTCAGGTAGCAGCTGGACAGCTGCGGGCGCAGGGTACCGGCGTTGAACAGGGTCGGCGTGGAGGCCATGTAGTCGAACGACGACAGCAGGTTGTAGAACTCGATTGCGCGGTCTTCGCGGTTCTTCGGCTCTTCGATGGCCAGGCCCATGGCCACGCGCATGAAGAACACCTGGGGCAGTTCGAAACGGATGCCGTCCTTGTGGATGAAGTAACGGTCGTACAGGGTCTGCAGGCCCAGGTAGGTGAACTGCTGGTCACGCTCGTGGTTGATCGCCTTGCCCAGTTTTTCCAGGTCGTAGGTTTTCAGTTTCGGATCGAGCAGTTCGAACTCGACGCCAGCTTCGACGTAGGCGGGCAGGGCCTTGGCGTACAGCTCGGCCATCTCGTGGTGAGTGGCGCTGGCGGCGACGTTGAGGAAGCTCAGGCCTTCGGCGCGGATGTTGTCCATCAGCAGGCGGGCGGTGACGTAGCTGTAGTTCGGCTCACGCTCGACCAGGGTGCGGGAGGTCATCACCAGGGCGGTGTTGACATCTTTCTGGGCAACGCCGTCGTACAGGTTCTTCAGGGTTTCCTTCTGGATCAGCGCGCCGTCGACTTCCAGCAGGCCTTCACAGGCTTCGGTGACGATGGTGTTGAGGCGACCCATGTCCAGCGGTGCCAGGCTGCCGTCAGCCAGGGTCACGCGGATGCTCGGGTGCGGCTGAGCGATGCCATCGGCGGCGTCGGTGGTCTTGCGCTTGTTGGCCTGGCCTTCGCGGTAGATCACGTAATCACGGGCGACTTTCTGTTCGCCGGAACGCATCAGGGCCAGTTCGACCTGATCCTGGATCTCTTCGATGTGGATGGTGCCGCCCGACGGCATGCGACGCTTGAAGGTCGCGGTGACCTGCTCGGTCAGACGGGCAACGGTGTCATGGATACGCGAGGAGGCGGCGGCATTGCCACCTTCCACTGCGAGAAACGCCTTGGTGATGGCGACGGTGATCTTGTCACCGGTGTACGGCACGACGGTGCCGTTACGCTTGATCACACGCAGTTGGCCTGGTGCGGTCGCAGCCAGTGCCTGGTTGGCGTCTTCACCCTGAGGCGCCTGGGCCTGAGGGTTCTCGCGGGTGGTGTCGGTATGCATGAAGGTCTCCATGATCAATGAAATTTTCAGAGGTGAGCGTTCTGCCGCTGATCGTTACGTGGTACCTGGCTTTCATTCCAATCGACAAAGCCTGAGGCCTGCACAAGGCTGGCAGCAGGGTGTTGCAAAAAGGCGTTGATGGACTGGCTGGCTTCATGCACAGCGGCAGTCGGTACTGTTTCGATGCCGGAACGCTTCATCCCTGGCTTAACCTGTGCTTCCTGCTGCGCGCGGTCACTAGATGTAGTGTTGCCGGTGCAAGCGTGGCGAGCGGTGTTCTGTATGGGCCGACCGACCTGGGTCGTTCGGTGACGCTGTGTATCTGCTTGCCGGAGTGCGATGGCCGGTGACCGTTCAGTGCACCGAAACGACTCTGGGCATGGACTTTTTCAGGGCATCTATGCTTGGGTCCATTTTGGCCAAAAACCCAACATGTAGGTGTTTGGCGAGCTGGGGATACAAGATAGTGCGATGGGGGAGCTAAGGCAACCCCTAAGACCTGTGGATAAATCTGTGGGTTAATGCGGGGTAAGTGGCGCAAAAGCCCATGAATACTGGCGATGGCAGAGTTGGCGGCCCGATTGCCGCAGGCAGTTTTTTTTCCGGGGCCGGCGAGGGAAATTCACTTCGTCACATAAACACAATATGTAGGGTTTATTCGTGAACGTTGGCCTGCAATATGCAAATGCGCCGCAGCTCGCCCTCGGCACGCGCCCCACCGACGGTATGCATGGATCCGATCGCTTTCAGGGCAGGATCAGCGCCCTGTGTTTCAGGGCGCGTTTCTGCGCGTCCGGCAGTTCATCGCGATCTCCATAGGGTGCGGTGTACCAGCCGCCATAGGTTGGGTTGGGCAACAGGAACCAGCGCTGGCCGAACCAGGCCTGATAGGGCGCTACGCTCTGGCGTTGTTCGCCCAGGCGATTGGGCGCGGCGATGAAGTCGCCGTAGCTGTCGCCTACCAGCAGCAGAACCCGAGCGCGCTCGCCGACCCACTGGCGGCGACAGGTCTTGTCCGACCCGGCGCTCTGGCAACCGCCGATGGCGGTTCCCGCAGTGAGGATTTGCCCTTCGTCCGCGATGGGGAAACCCGCCTGGCGCAAGTTGCGCAGGGTGTCGGCTTCCTGGCCGGGCTCGCGATTGGTCAGGTAATAGGCGCTGATGCCAAGCTTGGCAGCCGCCTGCAGGAAGGCTACCGAGCCGGGCAGGGCGCGGGCTTCGGCCTTGGCCACCCAGCGATACCATTCGGCGTAGTCATAAGGGCCGCCATCGACTACCGACTTGGCATTCACGGGCGTGTTGTCGAGCAGCGTTTCGTCGATATCGACGATCAGCGCGGGCGGCAGGCCCGCCAGGTTGCGCGGCGGTTGTGCCAGGGCATCCCAGTGCGGATCGGCCAGCGCAGGTTGCAACTGACGGGTCGCGGCGGCGTAGACCTGGCGATAGAGCAGCTCGTGCTCGATGGAGGTTTGCGTCCACAGTACCGCGTCGAGCTGATCATGCGGTTTGGGTGTTTGCTGGCAGCCAGTCAGCAGGCTTGCCAGCAAGCAGAAGGTCAATAACGATGGCGTGCCACGCATTTGGGATGCTCCTTGTGTTTCCGACACTGGTTCAGATGAAACGGCCGCAAAACGTCGGTAGCGGACGGCCACATTTGCGCGTTGCGCGCCATATTGGTGGGCTGAAGCCCACCCTACGGCTCTCAGCGGTTCATTGTGGGAGCGGGCCACGCCCGCGAAATCACGGGCATGGCCCATTCCCACAGGTTAAACGTTGCGTCAGAAACTCACGGTGGCGGACAGGCGTGCGGTGCGTGGGTCGCCCGGGAACAGGTAGCCATCGCCCTGGTAGGCGCCGGTGTCGCGCCAGTAGCGTTTGTCGAACAGGTTGTCGACGGTCAGGCGCAATACCGTTTCATAGCCTTCTATACGCGTGGTGTAACGGCTGCCGAGGTTGAATACCGTGTAGTCGGCGACCTTCACCGTGCCGCTCGGGTTGGCGTACTTGCTGCCGCTGTACTGCAGGCCGCCGAGCAGCGACAGGCCCTGGACGCCGGGGATCCGGTAATCGGCCGACAGGCTGGCGCGCACGCGCGGTACGTTGACCGCCTGATGGCCTTCATAGGCTTCGGTGCCGCTGTCGATCGCTCGGGCGCGAATCACCGCAGCGCTGGCCGACAGTTGCAGATCGCGGGCGGCCTGTCCGCTGGCGGAGAGCTCCAGGCCGATATTGCGCTGCTTGCCCTGCTGCACGTAGGTCAGGGTGCCATCGTCGTTGGGGCGGCTGTATTGCAGCGCCTGGTCGATACGGAACAGCGCTGCGCCCAGGCTCAGGCCCTGCCAGTCACGTTTGAAGCCTGCTTCCAGCTGGCGGGAAATGGTCGGCGCGAGAATTTCGCCATCGTTGGTGGTGAACCACGGCGCTTCGCCGCCCAGGGACAGGCCCTTGCTGTAGCTCACATACAAGGTGGTGTCGGCCTGCGGCTTGTAGAGCAGCGCGGCATTGGGCAGCAATTCGCTGCGCCGGGTGCGGCGGTCACTGATGCCGCTGCTGGTGAAGGCTTCTTCGTCCAGACGCACCTGACGCCCGCCGAGCAGCACCTGCCAGTGCTCGTCGAAGCTGATGCGGTCGCTGAAGAACAGGCCGTACTGGCGGCTGTCGAGTCGGCGATTCTTGGGGTTGAGCGGGACGTCGGTCGGGGCGAAGTCGGCAACGTCTTCATTGATGTTGCCGGTGCCGATTGGCACGTTTACCGAACTGCGACGATCCACCGTGCGACGCAGTGCACTGCTGCCTACGGTCAGTTCGTGGCCGATCGTGCCCGTAGTGAAGGCGCCCGATAGCGTGGCCTGCAGTTCGTCATGGCGGCGGGTGTCGTCCGGGCTGCGGTAGTCGTAGATGTCGTAGCCGCCTTCCGGGCTGAAGTGTGCAAGCCAGTCGTTGCACCCGGAGTCCGGGCTGCAGCCATATGGAAAGCTGCTGTAGTCGTCGATCACCACCTGGCTGCGCGAGGCATCGATGGCGGCTTTCCAGTTGTCGTCGAAGCGATATTCGAAACGCCCGCCCAGGTTCAGTGAGTCGATACCTACCGGCTTCGACCAGCTCTGATGGCCCAGGCGTTTATCCGGGTCGACGCCGCTCGGCACCTGAGTGCCGCCAAGCAATTGATACCCGGCGACCGAGCGCTGCTCGCGGGTCTGGTATTCGGCGTCGAGTTGCAGCGTGGCGTTGGGCGACAGGTTCCAGTCCAGCGCCAGGGAGATGAAGTCGCGCTTGCCGTCGGCATGCTCGACGAAGGAGCGAATGTCCTCGTGGGCCAGGTTGAGGCGCAGGCCCAGCTCCTGCTCGTTGCCAAACCAGTGACCGAGGTCGGCGGCGATATAGCGCTCGCCATCCTGATTGCTGGCCACGCTCAGCGAGCGCACTTGCTCGGTACGCTTGGTCACGTAGTTGACCAGCCCGCCGGGCTCGACCACGCCGCTCTGCAGGCCGGACAACCCCTTGAGCAACTCGACCTGCTGCTTGTTCTCCAGTGCCACGTTCTGTTCGCCGACCACGCTGCGACCATTGACCCGGTAGCTGTTGGCGGCATTCAGCGAGAAACCGCGCACCACGAAGTTCTCGTAGTAACCGATCGGGGCATAGGCTTCGCCCACCGACGCATCGTTCTTCAGCACATCGCTGAGCAGGCGCGCCTGCTGGTCGTCGAGCAACTGCCGGGTGACCACCGAAACCGATGCGGGGGTATCGAGCAGCGGCGTCTCCGTGAAGCCTCCGACCGTGGCGCCGCGTGCTTGATAGCTGTCACCGGCCTGATCTTCGATGGTGGTGGCGTCGAGGGCGACCACCGAGTCGGCAGCCCATGACAGCGTCGGGCTCAGCGCAATGGCGAGCAGGGTCGGGGCAAAACGCGGGCGAGGCAGGGCCATGCAAGTTCCTTGGGTGCGGAGGTCGGCGATTGGCTATCCGGTACGCGGGCGATTTTTGTCGGCACAGGGCGGCCATCGCTTGGCGGGGCGGCATTGTCGCTTATCGGCCGAGCACTTGCCACGTTCGAGAAGCGAAAGGACGGGCGAGGGGAGTTAGCCGGCCATTGCACATGGATGCCAAGGCGTTGGCCAATGCCTTCGCATCATATTTTTTATGCGTGCAAGGTATCTGCGGCGGATGGCCCATCGTTGGTGGCTTATTTCCCAATGTTCATAACGGCTGCTTTTTTATTATTTAAGCAAGCATAGGAGCCTGTGCCTTCATGGCTGTAGCCGTGGCCTCGGGCGGTCGCGGTCTCGATGGTTCAGGAGCGTCATTACATGAAACACAGGTTCGATACTGGTTTGCGCAGGGTACTTGCGTCCCTATTTACCGGGCTGCTGGCTCTGACTGCCTGCACGGCCGTGCTGGCGGAACCGCCGCTCAAGGAGATCCGCATCGCCGTTCCGGATCTCAGCGCCAGTGGCAAGCACGGTGGCGGTGGCATCGTCGATGTGCTGCGCAGTCAGCAGGTTCTGGAGAAAGAGTTCGCGGCGGATGGCATTTCCATACAGTGGAGTTTCTTCAAGGGCGCCGGGCCAGTGGTCAACGAGGCGCTGGCCAACGGCCAGGTGGATCTAGCGTATCTGGGCGACATGGCATCCATCGTTGGCAAGGCCAGTGGGCTCGATACCCGACTACTGAGTGCGACCGCCCGCGATATTCGTCTGTATCTGGGCGTGGTGCCTGGTTCTGCGGTGAAGAGCCTGGCTGATCTGCGCGGCAAACGAGTGGCGATCTTCCGGGGTACGGCCTACCAGTTGTCCTTCGCTCAGGCACTGGCCAGTCAGGGCCTGCGCGAGCGTGACCTGCAGGTGATCAACCTGGACGGCAATGCGTCGTCGGCCGCCTTGGCGGCCAAGCAGATCGACGCCACCTGGGGCGGCGCCAATCTGATCTCTCTGCAGCAGCGTGGCCTGGCCGAGCTGCCTTTGAGCACCGACGATCTGGGCGGTGCCGGCAGTGTACAGGCGATGCTGGTAGGCGCCGGTGGCTTCGTCGATCGCCACCCTGAAGTCGTCCAGCGCCTGATTGAGGCCCAGCAGCAGGCGGTGCGATGGCTGCGTGATGAGGCCAACAAGCAGGCTTACGTGGAGCTGGTCGCCGATTTGTCCGGTTACCCGCGCACCCTGCTGCAGAGCGATCTCGACGCCAGCGACGTGCAGCGGATGTTCGACCCGCGCCTGGATGCCGAATTCCTGGCCAGGTTGCAGGCCGGGGTCGATCTGGCTGTCGAGCAGCGTCTGATCCGCAAGGGTTTCAAGGTCGCCGAGTGGGCCGACCCACGCTTCCTGGACACGGCGCTGAACGCGGCACCTGCGGTCGCCGCCCGTCGCTGAACGCCATCCTCTCGTCCGTCCGTTGCTCAGCCTGAAGGGCGGCTTGCAGGCGTTCCTTCTGCTGCTCTGACGCTCAGGCCGCTGCTGCCGCTGCGGCCAGGTCCTGATCGCACTGTTTGATCAGGTCGATCATTGCCCGTGCCGCCGGCGAGAGTCGGTACCCCGTACGTGTGACGATGCCGCAATGAGCTTGCAGCGTCATGCTCTGTGGCAGGTTGCGCAACGCCAGGCGCACCAGCTCGCCGCGCGCCAGGCTCTCGTGCAGCGCCTCCAGCGGGCCGACGCCAATGGCGTCGGTGTTGCGCACTATCTGCTCCAGCAGCGGGAAATGCTCACACTCGATGTGCTGTTCGAAGCTGGCCTTGCCGCTCAGGTTGGCCAAGGCCTTGCGCGTGCCCATGGGGATGCGCACGGCTGCCAGCGGGTACTCGAACAGGTCGTTGGTCGACAGGCTTTCCTTGGCTACCAGCGGGTGCGTGGCCCGGCAGAAGAACACCGTCGGGCGAGGTGTGAGGGCGTAGGCCTGGAAGTTCGGATCGGCGTGAAACGGGCGGATGTCGGCGATGAAGAATTCGATCTCGTTGCGGCTCAGGCTGCGCCCCAGGCTTTCCCAGTTATTGACCAGTAGCCGCGGGCGAATGCCCGGATAGCGAGCCATGAACTGCATCAGGCTGTCCGGCACCAGTTTTGCCGCAGGCACTGGGCCCGAGCCGAAGTGCAGCTCACCGGCATCGAGCTTGCTCATCTGGCTAACTTCATTGGCGAGGTTGCTCGCGCCCTGCACCAGGGAGAGAGCATGCTGCAGCACCACCTGCCCCTCGGGCGTGGGCCTTAAATCCTTGCTGCCGCGATCCACCAGCTGGCAGCCGAACTCGTGTTCCAGCCCTTGAATGCTGCGGCTGAAGGCCGGTTGCGTGATGCTCATGGCTTCCGCTGCGCGAACGAAACTGCGGTGCTCTGTCAGGGCGATGAAGTAGCGAAGCTGGCGCAGATCCATGATGCATTCCCGGCATTTGAAAAATAGGTTTTAGGCATTTGCGAGTGCCATGGCCGGTGGTTTTAAATGCAGACTCTTATTCCGTCAAACGCAATTTTATTATTTAAATAGAACTAGATTGAATATTAGCCTGCTGAGCGAGTGCAAGGATCTGCCCATGAATGTCGATGTCTCGGCCTCGAGCCCGGCCCCTGCGTGGCGTTGTCGCCCTGGTTGATCGGGTTCACCCGTCACCTCCCTTAGAACCTGCCTTTCCATAGGGCCACGTATTCATGTGGCACGGCTTCGTGCGGCCTGCTTTCCGCGCACCATGATCAAGGATCACGATTGATGAGTTCGACCCCTCCCTTCATCCGGCGCCGCCTTGCCGGGCGCATGGCCATCGTGCCACGCATCGCCTCTGCCGATTACGCCCTGACTCTGTTTCTGGCCGTGGCCGGGTTGGCCGCCAGCGGCTCGCTGCATGCGCAGAGCGCCGCGGCGCAAGCCAGCGTTGCGCAAGATGATGCCGCCCTGCAGAAGGTGACGGTCACGGCGCGCCGTCGCGAAGAGGACGCTCAGGACGTACCCACGCCGATCACCACGCTCAGCGGCGCCATGCTGGAGTCGCAGAAGGTCTATCGCGTGCAG encodes:
- a CDS encoding ribonucleoside-diphosphate reductase subunit alpha, which gives rise to MHTDTTRENPQAQAPQGEDANQALAATAPGQLRVIKRNGTVVPYTGDKITVAITKAFLAVEGGNAAASSRIHDTVARLTEQVTATFKRRMPSGGTIHIEEIQDQVELALMRSGEQKVARDYVIYREGQANKRKTTDAADGIAQPHPSIRVTLADGSLAPLDMGRLNTIVTEACEGLLEVDGALIQKETLKNLYDGVAQKDVNTALVMTSRTLVEREPNYSYVTARLLMDNIRAEGLSFLNVAASATHHEMAELYAKALPAYVEAGVEFELLDPKLKTYDLEKLGKAINHERDQQFTYLGLQTLYDRYFIHKDGIRFELPQVFFMRVAMGLAIEEPKNREDRAIEFYNLLSSFDYMASTPTLFNAGTLRPQLSSCYLTTVPDDLGGIYDAIRDNALLSKFAGGLGNDWTPVRSLGAYIKGTNGKSQGVVPFLKVVNDTAVAVNQGGKRKGAVCAYLETWHMDIEEFIELRKNTGDDRRRTHDMNTANWIPDLFMKRVFDDGQWTLFSPSEVPDLHDLTGKAFEERYEYYEALTEYPGKIKLFKTIQAKDLWRKMLSMLFETGHPWLTFKDPCNLRSPQQHVGVVHSSNLCTEITLNTNKDEIAVCNLGSINLPNHITDGKLDTAKLARTVKTAVRMLDNVIDINYYSVPQARNSNFKHRPVGLGIMGFQDALYLQHIPYGSDAAVDFADKSMEAVSYYAIQASCDLADERGAYETFQGSLWSKGVLPLDSQQILIEARGQKYIDVDLNETLDWAPVRARVQKGIRNSNIMAIAPTATIANITGVSQSIEPTYQNLYVKSNLSGEFTVINPYLVRDLKARGLWDSVMINDLKYYDGSVQQIERIPQELKDLYATAFEVDTKWIVDAASRRQKWIDQAQSLNLYIAGASGKKLDVTYRMAWYRGLKTTYYLRALAATSTEKSTINTGKLNAVSSGGDQGLSAAPAAAPATQASPGPAPVPKACAIDEPDCEACQ
- a CDS encoding 5'-nucleotidase, lipoprotein e(P4) family, whose translation is MRGTPSLLTFCLLASLLTGCQQTPKPHDQLDAVLWTQTSIEHELLYRQVYAAATRQLQPALADPHWDALAQPPRNLAGLPPALIVDIDETLLDNTPVNAKSVVDGGPYDYAEWYRWVAKAEARALPGSVAFLQAAAKLGISAYYLTNREPGQEADTLRNLRQAGFPIADEGQILTAGTAIGGCQSAGSDKTCRRQWVGERARVLLLVGDSYGDFIAAPNRLGEQRQSVAPYQAWFGQRWFLLPNPTYGGWYTAPYGDRDELPDAQKRALKHRALILP
- a CDS encoding TonB-dependent siderophore receptor, translating into MALPRPRFAPTLLAIALSPTLSWAADSVVALDATTIEDQAGDSYQARGATVGGFTETPLLDTPASVSVVTRQLLDDQQARLLSDVLKNDASVGEAYAPIGYYENFVVRGFSLNAANSYRVNGRSVVGEQNVALENKQQVELLKGLSGLQSGVVEPGGLVNYVTKRTEQVRSLSVASNQDGERYIAADLGHWFGNEQELGLRLNLAHEDIRSFVEHADGKRDFISLALDWNLSPNATLQLDAEYQTREQRSVAGYQLLGGTQVPSGVDPDKRLGHQSWSKPVGIDSLNLGGRFEYRFDDNWKAAIDASRSQVVIDDYSSFPYGCSPDSGCNDWLAHFSPEGGYDIYDYRSPDDTRRHDELQATLSGAFTTGTIGHELTVGSSALRRTVDRRSSVNVPIGTGNINEDVADFAPTDVPLNPKNRRLDSRQYGLFFSDRISFDEHWQVLLGGRQVRLDEEAFTSSGISDRRTRRSELLPNAALLYKPQADTTLYVSYSKGLSLGGEAPWFTTNDGEILAPTISRQLEAGFKRDWQGLSLGAALFRIDQALQYSRPNDDGTLTYVQQGKQRNIGLELSASGQAARDLQLSASAAVIRARAIDSGTEAYEGHQAVNVPRVRASLSADYRIPGVQGLSLLGGLQYSGSKYANPSGTVKVADYTVFNLGSRYTTRIEGYETVLRLTVDNLFDKRYWRDTGAYQGDGYLFPGDPRTARLSATVSF
- a CDS encoding ABC transporter substrate-binding protein: MKHRFDTGLRRVLASLFTGLLALTACTAVLAEPPLKEIRIAVPDLSASGKHGGGGIVDVLRSQQVLEKEFAADGISIQWSFFKGAGPVVNEALANGQVDLAYLGDMASIVGKASGLDTRLLSATARDIRLYLGVVPGSAVKSLADLRGKRVAIFRGTAYQLSFAQALASQGLRERDLQVINLDGNASSAALAAKQIDATWGGANLISLQQRGLAELPLSTDDLGGAGSVQAMLVGAGGFVDRHPEVVQRLIEAQQQAVRWLRDEANKQAYVELVADLSGYPRTLLQSDLDASDVQRMFDPRLDAEFLARLQAGVDLAVEQRLIRKGFKVAEWADPRFLDTALNAAPAVAARR
- a CDS encoding LysR family transcriptional regulator, encoding MDLRQLRYFIALTEHRSFVRAAEAMSITQPAFSRSIQGLEHEFGCQLVDRGSKDLRPTPEGQVVLQHALSLVQGASNLANEVSQMSKLDAGELHFGSGPVPAAKLVPDSLMQFMARYPGIRPRLLVNNWESLGRSLSRNEIEFFIADIRPFHADPNFQAYALTPRPTVFFCRATHPLVAKESLSTNDLFEYPLAAVRIPMGTRKALANLSGKASFEQHIECEHFPLLEQIVRNTDAIGVGPLEALHESLARGELVRLALRNLPQSMTLQAHCGIVTRTGYRLSPAARAMIDLIKQCDQDLAAAAAAA